From a region of the Planctomycetota bacterium genome:
- a CDS encoding sugar phosphate isomerase/epimerase family protein, with protein MPATVVATQLYGWTQPENFPNRPPLMERLDEAFAAIKRAGIDNVEGDTAMAADPRFTAALERHKLGFPASYSGGTFHIEDEAPKSIAAMVANARVAKELGVRVINCNPAVKPGGAEKTDEELATQAKWLDACGDELRALGIRFALHNHSPEMRSAAREVHSWMSGTDPANVWFNADVEWIRHGGGDPVALLEVYGRRTASLHVRDAIGTTWVQALGEGDIDFPAIAAVLKRKGFAGPISIEHATMQGTQITRSFEENHRISRDFIRRVFGV; from the coding sequence ATGCCTGCCACCGTCGTCGCCACGCAGCTCTACGGTTGGACACAGCCCGAGAACTTCCCCAACCGCCCGCCGCTCATGGAGCGGCTTGACGAGGCGTTCGCCGCCATCAAGCGTGCCGGCATAGACAACGTGGAGGGCGACACGGCCATGGCCGCCGACCCGCGCTTCACCGCCGCCCTCGAGCGCCACAAGCTCGGCTTCCCGGCTTCCTACAGCGGCGGCACCTTCCACATCGAGGACGAAGCCCCCAAGTCCATCGCCGCCATGGTTGCCAATGCCAGGGTGGCGAAGGAGCTCGGCGTGCGCGTCATCAACTGCAACCCCGCCGTCAAACCTGGCGGCGCCGAGAAGACCGACGAGGAACTCGCCACCCAGGCCAAGTGGCTCGACGCTTGCGGCGACGAGCTCCGCGCCCTCGGCATCCGCTTCGCCCTGCACAACCACTCGCCCGAAATGCGCTCCGCCGCACGCGAAGTGCATTCGTGGATGAGCGGCACCGACCCTGCGAACGTCTGGTTCAACGCCGACGTCGAATGGATCCGCCACGGCGGCGGCGACCCCGTGGCCCTGCTCGAGGTCTACGGCCGCCGCACCGCCTCGCTCCACGTGCGCGATGCGATCGGCACCACCTGGGTGCAGGCCCTCGGAGAGGGCGACATAGACTTTCCCGCCATCGCGGCCGTCCTTAAGCGCAAGGGATTCGCCGGTCCCATCTCCATCGAGCACGCCACGATGCAAGGGACCCAGATCACTCGTAGCTTTGAGGAGAATCACAGGATCAGCCGCGACTTCATCCGCCGCGTCTTCGGTGTGTGA
- the mfd gene encoding transcription-repair coupling factor — MASLISRLQGDERLRRLVRRLATGRGGAAGGLWGSSVACFLAALSREAGRPLLVVAPSVEAAEELTEDLRLFTADFPTLFPAWETAPGESPFPGLAQSQRLGLLRRLCKAGPEPAPRIVVAAVQALLQPVPSPEAVARSTLTIRVGERHTLETLAEWLVERGLRRVPMVETAGEFSVRGGILDLFALATAKPCRIEFFGDEVESIRTFDIETQRSDARLESCEVVALSGRQVVQATQGAARSLADFLPADAWVCVHEPLEVQQRAERAAEQLGASEELLGFDSLYSALSRRPILHTQSVYTGAEEGAETFDVHSTQGFDGQLASIVAELDRLTRSNDVVAIFCANAGERERLQELLKDADFPRPERLEYREGFLSAGFEFRDLRFACVGHHEIFNRYAQRRRPGRRATAPVESFLDLERGDTVVHVSHGIARFRGMERLNRRGELEDFLTLEFADNVLLYVPATKIDLVQKYVGSLRVRPTLSKLGGTQWETRKAAVREAVRDLAQDLLHVQAIRSQMPGIPYPPDDPLVAEFERAFPYTETPDQLTASDEIKADMEKPRPMDRLLCGDVGYGKTELAMRAAFKAVAAGKQVAVLVPTTVLAQQHFRTFRERFADYPVVVEVLSRFRSPAEQREVLRRAAEGGVDILIGTHRLLSGDVRFRDLGLVVVDEEQRFGVEHKERLKRLRATVDILTMTATPIPRTLHMALLGIRDISALNTPPQDRLTIRTRVCRPSPDLIRDAILREMARDGQVFFVHNRVYNIEEVAHHLRALVPEARFIIGHGQMNEHELEEHMTRFVNGEADVLVSTTIIESGLDIPRANTLFVNNADQFGLAELHQLRGRVGRYKHRAYAYFLVSPEKPLTQVALHRLKAIEEFDELGAGFRIAMRDLEIRGSGNILGVEQSGHIAAIGYDLYCKLLEASVKELRHEPVVERVEVDVDIDLNAYLPIEYIPDDAQRMQIYRKLAHAATLEELAAVGDEMADRYGACPEPVRKLLARHELRIYLEPFKITSVARRKGYLLVRYLDRAKLAERFASLGNRQVRVLDDTTAHVILPVGLTEPLDIVAWLRRLFGGPA, encoded by the coding sequence ATGGCGTCTCTGATTTCCCGTCTTCAGGGCGACGAGCGCCTGCGTCGCCTGGTCCGCCGCCTGGCTACCGGCAGGGGGGGCGCGGCCGGTGGGTTATGGGGATCCTCTGTCGCCTGCTTCCTGGCTGCCCTGTCGCGCGAGGCCGGCCGTCCGCTGCTGGTCGTTGCCCCGTCGGTCGAGGCGGCCGAGGAACTGACCGAGGACCTACGCCTCTTCACCGCGGACTTCCCCACGCTGTTCCCCGCCTGGGAGACGGCGCCCGGCGAGAGCCCCTTCCCCGGCCTCGCGCAGTCGCAGCGCCTCGGCCTCCTGCGCCGCCTGTGTAAGGCGGGTCCCGAGCCTGCCCCCCGGATCGTCGTGGCCGCCGTTCAGGCCCTGCTCCAGCCAGTCCCGTCGCCCGAGGCCGTGGCGCGGAGCACTCTGACGATCCGTGTTGGGGAGCGCCACACACTGGAAACGCTCGCGGAGTGGCTGGTCGAGCGCGGCCTTCGGCGCGTGCCCATGGTCGAGACGGCCGGCGAGTTTAGCGTCCGCGGCGGCATTCTCGATCTCTTCGCCCTGGCCACGGCCAAGCCCTGCCGCATCGAGTTCTTCGGCGACGAGGTGGAGTCGATCCGGACCTTCGACATCGAGACGCAGCGGTCCGACGCGCGGCTGGAGTCCTGCGAGGTGGTGGCATTGAGCGGCCGGCAAGTGGTGCAGGCGACTCAGGGCGCGGCGCGGTCGCTGGCCGATTTCCTGCCCGCGGATGCCTGGGTGTGCGTGCATGAGCCGCTGGAGGTCCAGCAGCGGGCCGAGCGCGCGGCCGAGCAGCTCGGCGCGAGCGAAGAGCTGCTCGGCTTCGACTCCCTCTACAGTGCCCTCTCGCGCCGGCCCATCCTGCACACTCAGAGCGTCTACACGGGCGCTGAGGAGGGGGCAGAGACCTTCGACGTTCATTCCACTCAGGGCTTCGACGGCCAGCTCGCCAGCATCGTGGCAGAGCTGGACCGCCTGACGCGTTCCAACGATGTCGTGGCGATCTTCTGCGCCAACGCCGGCGAGCGCGAGCGGCTCCAGGAACTGCTCAAGGACGCCGACTTCCCGCGCCCAGAGCGGCTGGAGTACCGCGAGGGCTTCCTGTCGGCCGGCTTCGAGTTCCGCGACCTGCGCTTCGCGTGCGTGGGCCACCACGAGATCTTCAACCGCTACGCCCAGCGCCGGCGGCCCGGCCGGCGGGCCACGGCTCCCGTCGAGAGCTTTCTCGACCTCGAGCGCGGCGACACCGTGGTGCACGTGAGCCACGGCATCGCGCGCTTCCGCGGCATGGAACGCCTGAATCGCCGGGGCGAGCTCGAGGACTTCCTCACCCTTGAGTTCGCCGACAACGTGCTCCTCTACGTCCCCGCCACCAAGATTGACCTCGTGCAGAAGTATGTCGGCTCGCTCCGCGTGCGGCCCACGCTCTCCAAGCTCGGCGGCACCCAGTGGGAGACCCGCAAGGCCGCTGTGCGCGAGGCGGTCCGGGACCTTGCGCAGGACCTCCTCCACGTCCAAGCCATCCGGTCGCAGATGCCCGGGATCCCGTACCCGCCCGACGACCCGCTGGTGGCGGAGTTCGAACGCGCTTTCCCCTACACCGAGACGCCCGACCAACTGACGGCGAGCGACGAAATCAAGGCCGACATGGAGAAGCCGCGCCCCATGGACCGCCTGCTGTGCGGCGACGTGGGCTACGGCAAGACCGAGCTGGCCATGCGCGCCGCCTTCAAGGCCGTGGCCGCCGGCAAGCAGGTGGCCGTGCTCGTGCCCACCACAGTGCTCGCCCAGCAGCACTTCCGCACCTTCCGCGAGCGGTTCGCCGACTATCCGGTCGTCGTCGAGGTCCTCAGCCGCTTCCGCAGCCCGGCCGAGCAGCGCGAGGTGCTGCGCCGGGCGGCCGAAGGGGGCGTAGACATCCTCATCGGCACCCACCGCCTGCTCTCCGGTGACGTGCGCTTTCGCGACCTCGGCCTCGTGGTGGTGGATGAGGAGCAGCGCTTCGGGGTTGAGCACAAGGAGCGGCTGAAGCGCCTCCGCGCCACCGTGGACATTCTGACCATGACCGCTACCCCGATCCCGCGGACCCTGCACATGGCCCTGCTCGGCATCCGCGACATCTCGGCCCTCAACACCCCGCCCCAGGACCGCCTCACCATCCGCACCCGCGTCTGCCGCCCCAGCCCCGACCTGATCCGCGACGCGATCCTGCGCGAGATGGCGCGTGACGGCCAGGTCTTCTTCGTGCACAATCGCGTCTACAACATTGAGGAGGTCGCCCACCACCTGCGGGCGCTCGTCCCCGAGGCCCGCTTCATCATCGGCCACGGCCAGATGAACGAGCACGAGCTCGAAGAGCACATGACCCGTTTCGTCAACGGCGAGGCCGACGTGCTCGTCTCCACCACCATCATCGAGAGTGGGCTCGACATCCCGCGCGCCAACACCCTCTTCGTCAACAACGCCGACCAGTTCGGCTTGGCCGAGCTCCACCAGCTGCGCGGACGCGTCGGCCGCTACAAGCACCGGGCCTATGCCTACTTCCTTGTCTCGCCCGAGAAGCCCCTAACCCAGGTCGCCCTGCATCGTCTCAAGGCCATCGAGGAGTTCGATGAACTGGGTGCCGGCTTCCGCATCGCCATGCGCGACCTGGAGATACGCGGCTCAGGAAACATCCTCGGCGTCGAACAGAGCGGCCACATCGCCGCCATTGGCTACGACCTCTACTGCAAGCTCCTCGAGGCCAGCGTGAAGGAACTGCGCCACGAGCCGGTCGTCGAACGGGTCGAAGTGGACGTGGATATTGACCTAAATGCCTATCTGCCAATAGAATATATCCCGGATGATGCGCAGCGCATGCAAATCTATCGCAAGCTCGCGCACGCCGCCACTCTGGAAGAGCTCGCCGCCGTGGGCGACGAGATGGCCGACCGTTACGGCGCCTGCCCGGAGCCAGTACGCAAGCTTTTAGCAAGACACGAGTTGCGCATCTACCTCGAGCCGTTCAAGATCACCAGTGTTGCTCGGCGCAAGGGCTATCTGCTCGTGCGGTATCTCGACCGCGCCAAGCTGGCCGAGCGGTTCGCCTCGCTGGGTAATCGCCAAGTGCGCGTGCTAGACGACACCACCGCGCACGTCATCCTCCCCGTCGGCCTCACCGAACCCCTTGACATCGTCGCCTGGCTCCGACGGCTGTTCGGCGGCCCAGCGTAG
- a CDS encoding DNA methyltransferase yields MRRDFSTIQLDISWSFAECTARETGYITHGYHRYPAKFIPQVAARLIREHSAPGDVVLDPFMGSGTTLVEALVAGRRARGCDLNPAALIAARAKTTPIAPDRLHVALRRFEQRLAWLTEERRGPTLFPPPEPILPLNRERLDWWFPRGQQRSLGTILALIEAEEDPAIRAFLRCAFSHTLKTASYWLMKSSKPTRDRAKLALGVPDPVRPLLRHLRKMQRANLVFWHTVPDALRCRPQRACDLRLADARRLPWSARSVALVVTSPPYVTSYEYADLHELTTLWLGHTVEEGGPRRRETRDRDLPPAVPPLVKAGFIGSAAARSRERAEADSPLAREIVAALRLRSLAKAEEVRQYFLDMQTAFRQMRRVLRPGGTLCDVIGNTALDGVPILNAQVHVELLEHLGLTLVDVVKRAIPVKTLPQVRNPQSGKFTSDKGSAVHAYPEEFILIARK; encoded by the coding sequence ATGCGAAGGGACTTCAGCACCATCCAGCTCGACATCTCCTGGTCTTTCGCCGAGTGCACCGCGCGCGAGACGGGCTACATCACCCACGGCTACCACCGCTACCCGGCCAAGTTCATTCCGCAGGTAGCGGCGCGCCTCATCCGCGAGCACTCGGCGCCGGGCGACGTCGTGCTCGACCCCTTCATGGGTTCCGGCACCACGCTGGTCGAGGCCCTGGTGGCGGGCCGGCGGGCGCGCGGCTGCGACCTCAATCCCGCCGCCCTCATTGCCGCGCGTGCCAAGACCACGCCCATCGCGCCCGACCGCCTGCACGTCGCCCTCCGCCGCTTCGAGCAGCGCCTCGCCTGGCTGACCGAGGAGCGCCGCGGCCCCACCCTCTTCCCCCCACCCGAGCCCATCCTGCCCCTGAATCGGGAGCGCCTCGACTGGTGGTTCCCCCGCGGCCAACAGCGATCGCTCGGCACCATCCTGGCCCTCATCGAGGCCGAGGAGGACCCCGCCATCCGCGCCTTCCTGCGCTGCGCGTTTTCGCACACCCTCAAGACCGCCTCCTACTGGCTCATGAAGAGCAGCAAACCCACCCGCGACAGGGCTAAACTCGCCCTCGGCGTCCCCGACCCTGTGCGCCCACTGCTGCGCCACTTGCGGAAAATGCAGCGGGCCAACCTCGTCTTCTGGCACACCGTGCCCGATGCCCTCCGCTGCAGACCCCAGCGCGCCTGCGACCTGCGACTAGCCGACGCCCGCCGCCTGCCCTGGAGCGCCCGGAGCGTCGCCCTGGTGGTCACAAGCCCTCCGTACGTAACCTCTTACGAATACGCCGACCTGCACGAGCTGACCACCCTGTGGCTCGGCCACACCGTTGAAGAAGGCGGGCCCCGTCGTCGCGAGACCCGGGACAGGGACCTCCCGCCCGCAGTCCCTCCCCTCGTGAAGGCTGGCTTCATTGGCTCGGCTGCTGCGCGCAGCCGCGAGCGCGCCGAGGCCGATAGCCCGCTCGCCCGCGAGATCGTCGCCGCGCTGCGCCTGCGTAGCCTGGCCAAGGCCGAGGAGGTGCGCCAGTACTTCCTCGATATGCAGACCGCCTTCCGGCAGATGCGCCGCGTGCTCAGGCCAGGCGGCACCCTGTGCGACGTCATCGGCAACACCGCCCTCGATGGCGTGCCCATCCTCAACGCACAGGTCCACGTCGAACTCCTTGAACATCTTGGGCTTACGCTGGTGGATGTCGTCAAACGGGCTATCCCCGTCAAGACCCTGCCCCAGGTGCGCAACCCCCAGAGCGGCAAGTTCACCTCCGACAAGGGCTCTGCCGTCCACGCCTACCCCGAGGAGTTCATCCTCATCGCACGCAAGTGA